One region of Mucilaginibacter sp. 14171R-50 genomic DNA includes:
- a CDS encoding NHL repeat-containing protein, whose amino-acid sequence MNKTSTPINLLLLLIIASLGACVKGTAVTVEKPVVVTTDVIVETTGTSAWGGGFISNGATNITAYGVCYSSTNSEPTVADAKTDNKVGLYWFNSNIKGLTPNTTYYARAYATNSEATAYGNVVQFKTGSGTGTPAANVSTLAGSSEGNANGHGAAALFNHPYGTATDAAGNVYVSDSYNCSIRKITPDGEVTTIAGTGALGNTDGPGNIAQFYAPAGLAVDATGNIFVADMGNNIIRKITPSGIVSTFAGSGSAGYNNGTGTIASFSQPADIVIDGSGNLFVADMGNNLIRQITPAGVVTTVAGSRFAGIASGQGTAASLNKPSGIARDAAGNLYVTEPLNKTIRKISKDYMVTIFTGGPDSLSFAIGRPQAIKIDGSDNLYIADANGRILKIAADKTFSVLAGTTGTTGSADGAGGTASFNDPRGIAVDNQGNVYVADYNNNRIRKIK is encoded by the coding sequence ATGAATAAAACATCAACTCCAATCAATTTATTGCTCTTACTAATCATCGCATCGCTTGGCGCCTGCGTAAAAGGGACAGCCGTAACTGTAGAAAAGCCGGTGGTGGTAACTACTGACGTAATTGTTGAAACAACCGGTACCAGCGCTTGGGGTGGCGGTTTTATAAGCAATGGCGCCACAAACATTACTGCTTATGGCGTTTGTTACAGTTCAACCAATTCCGAACCTACTGTTGCCGATGCTAAAACCGACAATAAAGTAGGCCTTTATTGGTTTAACAGTAATATAAAGGGGCTTACCCCCAATACAACTTACTATGCCAGGGCGTATGCTACAAACTCGGAAGCTACGGCTTATGGTAACGTTGTTCAGTTTAAAACCGGCAGCGGCACAGGCACGCCTGCCGCCAATGTAAGTACCCTTGCCGGATCATCCGAAGGTAACGCCAACGGCCACGGCGCGGCAGCCTTGTTTAACCATCCGTATGGCACCGCCACTGATGCCGCGGGCAACGTGTATGTTTCCGATTCTTATAATTGCTCCATCAGGAAAATAACACCTGACGGCGAGGTTACCACTATAGCAGGTACCGGTGCCCTGGGTAATACCGACGGACCTGGAAACATAGCCCAATTTTATGCGCCTGCCGGTTTAGCGGTAGATGCAACCGGCAATATCTTTGTAGCGGATATGGGCAATAACATAATCCGCAAGATAACGCCGTCGGGCATTGTAAGCACCTTTGCGGGCAGCGGTTCGGCCGGATATAATAACGGTACAGGTACGATCGCATCGTTCTCGCAACCGGCAGATATCGTGATAGATGGCAGCGGAAATTTATTTGTGGCAGATATGGGTAACAACCTGATAAGGCAAATTACCCCGGCAGGGGTAGTTACCACGGTAGCTGGAAGCCGGTTTGCAGGAATTGCAAGCGGACAAGGTACAGCAGCATCGTTAAATAAGCCAAGCGGTATTGCAAGGGATGCAGCAGGAAATTTATATGTTACCGAACCCCTGAATAAAACGATAAGAAAAATAAGTAAAGACTATATGGTAACCATCTTTACCGGCGGCCCCGACTCGTTATCGTTTGCTATTGGCCGGCCACAGGCTATTAAGATAGACGGCAGTGATAACTTATATATAGCAGATGCAAACGGGCGCATATTAAAAATAGCGGCCGACAAAACCTTTAGTGTACTTGCCGGTACCACGGGCACTACTGGTTCGGCAGATGGTGCTGGCGGCACGGCATCATTTAACGATCCAAGAGGCATTGCTGTTGATAACCAGGGCAACGTTTATGTTGCCGATTACAACAATAACCGGATAAGAAAAATAAAGTAA
- a CDS encoding fasciclin domain-containing protein: MNKIYSPVKYLLLLFLVVLFCGACKKSDPVKPDPDPKPVKKPTVEEVTTSVNTALAGKDTLSQFALDFKLAGLTQAEVENGITVFAPSNKAYTLKTNGQKKITAVTDVYLPDSSVVRDYIVSGKIDIAKITNGTSLTAISGKKLILTKVNDKWYVNGIFLNITVLLTGDNTVVFSLAGLFNTSTLPHITSVSSTKIFPGWLLTIYGGNLGAAVNKNVVKIDNITATIHTANADSIEITVPQGVTAGALTVTTQGRTVTTEQNLTVQKAHVTTVAGTGGGPVQGITIDAADNIYWTDNFYNGNVPAARLVKYSAGQISYYKPVFPNPNGDGTNIAVLNTKTLLWAIGLNSQNQVYFATESSSADGYSGIFRSATATPTTAEWWAGTGTNYTATTRADLKVYTSVIKFDKQDNLYLLNSGGNLQKITPAGNVSIVIGNAEFLSAEPNVQRVSSYGIALSGSKTYVSDATNGRVWIKDNNGLKVLAGNNTHVAKDGVGTAAQFGAPFGITLDNKGNLYVCDNDYGTSNFIIRMINPRGEVTTIAGGAGGGADVDGIGTAAGFNGVNTIAIDSKGALYVGTDAGTIRKITFQ; encoded by the coding sequence ATGAACAAGATATATTCGCCGGTAAAATACCTTTTGCTGCTTTTTTTGGTTGTGCTTTTTTGCGGTGCGTGTAAAAAAAGCGACCCTGTAAAACCCGATCCTGACCCTAAGCCTGTAAAAAAGCCCACGGTAGAAGAGGTGACCACCAGTGTGAACACGGCGCTTGCAGGTAAAGATACCCTTAGCCAGTTTGCCCTCGATTTTAAATTGGCGGGGCTTACGCAAGCCGAAGTAGAAAATGGTATAACCGTTTTCGCGCCCTCAAATAAAGCCTATACGTTAAAAACTAACGGTCAGAAGAAAATAACCGCCGTTACAGATGTTTACCTGCCCGATTCTTCGGTTGTAAGAGATTATATTGTGAGCGGGAAAATAGATATTGCCAAGATAACCAACGGAACTTCCTTAACGGCCATAAGCGGCAAAAAGCTGATACTAACAAAGGTAAACGACAAGTGGTATGTTAACGGTATATTTTTAAATATCACTGTTTTATTAACCGGCGACAATACGGTTGTATTTAGCCTGGCAGGTCTGTTCAATACCAGTACTTTGCCGCATATTACCAGTGTATCGAGCACCAAGATCTTCCCTGGTTGGCTGCTGACCATTTATGGCGGCAATTTAGGGGCCGCGGTAAATAAAAATGTGGTGAAGATAGACAATATAACAGCTACAATACATACCGCCAACGCGGATTCTATCGAGATCACGGTTCCCCAAGGGGTTACCGCCGGGGCATTAACAGTTACCACCCAAGGGCGTACTGTAACCACGGAGCAAAATTTAACTGTGCAAAAAGCTCACGTAACAACTGTTGCAGGCACAGGCGGCGGGCCGGTGCAAGGCATAACCATTGATGCGGCCGATAACATTTATTGGACAGATAATTTTTACAACGGCAATGTTCCGGCCGCGCGGCTTGTTAAGTATAGCGCAGGCCAAATATCTTACTATAAGCCTGTTTTCCCTAACCCTAACGGGGATGGTACCAATATTGCAGTTTTAAATACCAAAACGCTTTTGTGGGCTATCGGGCTTAATAGCCAAAACCAGGTTTACTTTGCAACCGAATCAAGCTCCGCTGACGGTTACAGCGGCATATTCCGTTCTGCAACGGCTACGCCAACCACGGCCGAATGGTGGGCAGGTACGGGTACAAACTATACGGCAACCACCAGGGCCGATTTAAAAGTTTATACAAGCGTTATAAAATTTGATAAGCAGGATAACTTATACTTGCTTAACAGTGGCGGTAACCTGCAAAAAATAACGCCTGCAGGTAATGTAAGTATCGTTATCGGTAATGCGGAGTTTTTGTCGGCAGAGCCGAATGTACAAAGGGTGTCATCTTACGGAATAGCGCTTTCAGGATCAAAAACATATGTATCAGACGCTACAAATGGCAGGGTTTGGATAAAAGACAACAACGGCTTAAAGGTGCTTGCAGGGAATAATACACATGTTGCAAAAGATGGGGTGGGCACAGCCGCGCAGTTTGGCGCCCCGTTTGGTATTACACTGGATAATAAGGGTAACCTGTATGTTTGTGATAACGATTACGGAACATCCAACTTTATTATACGAATGATCAATCCGAGGGGAGAAGTAACCACTATTGCGGGAGGTGCCGGTGGAGGGGCTGATGTGGACGGTATAGGTACCGCAGCCGGATTTAACGGGGTAAATACTATTGCTATTGACAGTAAGGGCGCATTGTATGTAGGTACAGATGCAGGGACCATCCGCAAAATAACCTTTCAGTAA